DNA from Deltaproteobacteria bacterium:
GGCATCGCCGGCTGGGTCGCCCAGACCGGGGAGGTCGTGAACATCCCCGACGCCTACTCCGACGAGCGCTTCAACCGGGAGATCGACCAGGCCACCGGCTACAAGACCGAGTCGATCCTCACCGTGCCGGTCTTCGACAGCCGCCACGAGGTGATGGGGGCGGTCCAGTGCCTCAACAAGCGCGGCGGCCCCTTCACCGAGTACGACGAGGCCCTGGCGGCCTCCCTGGTGGCGCAGGCGGCGGTCTCCCTGGAGAACTCGCAGCTCTACCGGGACCTGATCCAGCGCAACCAGGCCCTGGTCGACGCCCGGTCGGCGCTCGAGCACAAGGTGCAGGAGGTCGACCTCCTCTACAACGTCGAGCGGAGCATCTCGGCCGCGGCGGACCTCGAGGAGACCCTCGACACCCTCCTGGAGCAGTGCTGTCAGGTCATCCGGGCCGAGGCGGCCTCGGTGATGCTGCTGGAGGAGGAGTCCGGCCAGCTCTTCTTCAAGGCGGCCTCGGGCCCCTCGGCCGAGGCCCTCCGCCGGGTGCGCATCGGCCTGGACCGCGGCATCGCCGGCATGGTGGCCCGCCTCGGGGTGGCGCGGATCGTCAACGACGTCAGCCAGGATCCGCACCACGACACCTCGATCGACCAGGAGGTCCACTTCGAGACCCACAGCCTGCTGGCCGCGCCGCTGCGCGCCCGGGGCAAGGTCATCGGGGCGATCGAGGTCCTCAACCGCCAGTCCGGCGGGGGCTTCACCGAGGGCGACCTGAAGCTCCTGGTGCTCATCGCCGGGCAGGCCTCCCGGGCCATCGCCATCCGCCAGGCCCGAGAGGCCGAGGAGAAGGCCGAGCGCCTCTCCCTCCTCGGGCAGATGGTCAGCGGCATCCTCCACGACCTGAAGACCCCGATGACGGTCATCTCCGGGCACGCCCAGCTCATGGCCCTCGAGGACGACGGCGCCAAGCGCGAGGCCCACTGCGAGTCTCTCCTGGCGCAGTTCGACAACATCAACGCCATGACCCGGGAGATCCTCGCCTTCGCCAAGGGCAAGCGCGAGATCCTCGTGCGGCGCGTCTTCCTCAACCGCTTCATCGACGAGACCCGCGAGCTGCTCCAGCCCGAGATCGAGCGCCACAAGATCATCCTCAAGGTGATCGACGGCTACCGGGGCGCCGCGCGCTTCGACGAGGGGAAGATGAAGCGGGTCGTCGCCAACCTGGCCCGGAACGCCTGCGAGGCGATGGAGCCCGGCGGCACCTTCACCTGGGAGATCAGCCGGCAGGACGATCACCTCGTCTTCCGCTTCGCGGACGACGGGCCGGGCATCCCCCCCGAGATGGAGGGGCGCCTCTTCCAGTCCTTCGCCTCCCACGGCAAGAGCTCGGGCACCGGCCTGGGCCTGGCGATCGTGAAGAAGATCGTGCAGGAACACGGCGGGGCCATCACCTACGAATCGAAGGAGGGGGAGGGGACGACCTTCACCGTCACCCTGCCTCTCGCCGGAGAAGACCAAGTATGAGCATCGAAGGCATGACCCGGGAGGAGTTCGCGAAGGCGTCCAAGCTCTTCGGCTTCCTCGACGACGCCGGGCGGCAGCGGATGATGGCGATCGCCCGGGAGGAGCAGTACGCGGCCGGCAGCGTCATCTGCCGGGAGCTGGAGGCCGGCGCGGTGTTCTGGGTGATCCAGGAGGGCGAGGTCCAGGTCTCGGTCGAGGACGTCCTCGACGAGAAGGAGGTCGCCACCCTCGGCCCGCGCCAGTTCTTCGGTGAGATCTCGGCGATCCTCGGGCAGCCCCGGACGGCGACGGTGGTCGCGAAGAGCGATCTGGTGCTCCTGGCCTTCGACCGCCAGCCGGTGCTCGAGATCCTCGACGACTATCCCAAGGTGAAGGAGATCCTCGGCAAGGTCGGGCTGATCCGCTCCGAGGACACCGTCGAGAAGCTGATGTCCGACGACTGATCACCTTCGCCTGCCTTGAAGCTCTCGGACTTCGACTACGAGCTCCCGGGCGAGCGCATCGCCCAGGCGCCGCTCGCCCGCCGCGACGACTCCCGGCTGATGGTGCTGCCGCGCCTGCCGGTCACGGACCCGCCCTCTCACCGGCGCTTCCGGGACCTGCCCGGCCTGCTGCGCGCCGGGGATCTGCTCGTCTTCAACGACACCCGGGTCTTCCCGGCGCGGCTGCAGGGGCGCAAGGCCACCTCGGGCGGCAAGGTCGAGGCCCTGCTCCTCGAGTCCCTCGGCGAGGGCCGCTGGCGGGCGCTCTGCGGCTCCTCCAAGCCCCTGCGCCCCGGGGGCGAGCTCCTCTTCGCGGAGGGGAGGGGCGAGCCGATCCGCGCCTGGATCGAGGAGGCCGAGGGGGAGGGGGTCCAGCGGCTGCGCTTCGAGCTGCCGGACGAGGCGCTCCTCGCGCGCCTCGAGGCCGGCGCCGGCGAGGTCCCGCTGCCCCCCTACATCCAGCGCGAGGAGGACGACGCTGCGGCGGGCGCCGACCGGGAGCGCTATCAGACGATCTTCGCCCGGGAGCGGGGCGCGGTGGCGGCGCCCACCGCCGGCCTCCACTTCACCGAGGAGACCTTCGCCGCCCTCGCGGCGGCCGGGACCGAGCGGACCTTCATCACCTTGCACGTGGGCCCCGGGACCTTCCTGCCGGTGCGGGGGGAGAGCGTGGCCGGACACAAGATGCACGAGGAGAGCTACGAGATCGGCGAGGCGGCGGCCGGGGCCATCGCCGCCTGCAAGGCCCGCGGGGGGCGGGTGATCAGCGTGGGCACCACCAGCCTGCGGGCGCTGGAGGCGGCCGCCAGCGCGGCCGGCGAGCTCGCCGTGGGGCCGGGCCGCACCGAGCTCTTCGTCACCCCCGGCTTCGGCTTCCGGGTGGTGGACGGCCTGCTGACCAACTTCCACCTCCCGCGCTCGACCCTGCTGATGCTCGTCGCGGCCCTGGCCGGCCGGGAGCGGCTCCTCGCCGCCTACCGCGAGGCCATCGACGAGGGCTACCGCTTCTACAGCTACGGCGACGCGATGCTGCTGGTCTGAGGCGGCGCCTGGTTTAGGATGCGCCGATGCTCACGCGCGCACCGGTCCTTCCGCCGCTCCTCCTCGCTGGCCTCCTCGCCGCTCTCGCCGCGGGTCCGGTGGCCTGCAAGACGACGCCCGACGCCCCCGCGGCTCCGCAGCGCCTGACCGTGGTCGGCATCTCGGACTTCCACGGGGCCCTCGAGCCCGTCCTGCTGCGGAGCGCCGGCGGCCGGGAGGTGCCGGTGGGGGGCGCCGCCCTGATGAGCGCCTACCTGGAGCGCATCCGGGAGCGGGCCCCCGGCCCGGTGCTCCTGCTGGACGCCGGCGACATGTACCAGGGCACCCTCGCCTCGGGGATGGCCGAGGGGGCGCCGGTCATCTCCCTCTACGATCACCTCGGGGTGGCCGCGGCGGCCCTGGGCAACCACGAGTTCGACTTCGGGCCGGTGGGCCCCGACGGCGTGGTGCGCGAGGAGGGGCAGGATCCCCGCGGCGCCCTGCGGGCCCGCATCGAGGAGGCGGGCTTCCCCTTCCTGGCGGCGAACCTGCGCGCGGAGGGCGGGGGCGACGAGGTCCCGGAGCCCTTCCAGGCCAGCCACCTGGTGGAGGTGGGGGAGTGGCAGGTCGGCATCGTTGGCCTGGCCTCGATCAACACGGCGAGCACCACCGTGGCCCGGAACCTGGTGGGGCTGACCT
Protein-coding regions in this window:
- a CDS encoding GAF domain-containing sensor histidine kinase is translated as MKQGEESGGAGTASRAVTLPKGTDLESAPPEQLRETIAWQQRRFDAVIEIGRALGRTLDLDTVLQIIMEQVTLLMDADRSTLFLLDRRAGELWSMVAQGVEIKEIRMAAGKGIAGWVAQTGEVVNIPDAYSDERFNREIDQATGYKTESILTVPVFDSRHEVMGAVQCLNKRGGPFTEYDEALAASLVAQAAVSLENSQLYRDLIQRNQALVDARSALEHKVQEVDLLYNVERSISAAADLEETLDTLLEQCCQVIRAEAASVMLLEEESGQLFFKAASGPSAEALRRVRIGLDRGIAGMVARLGVARIVNDVSQDPHHDTSIDQEVHFETHSLLAAPLRARGKVIGAIEVLNRQSGGGFTEGDLKLLVLIAGQASRAIAIRQAREAEEKAERLSLLGQMVSGILHDLKTPMTVISGHAQLMALEDDGAKREAHCESLLAQFDNINAMTREILAFAKGKREILVRRVFLNRFIDETRELLQPEIERHKIILKVIDGYRGAARFDEGKMKRVVANLARNACEAMEPGGTFTWEISRQDDHLVFRFADDGPGIPPEMEGRLFQSFASHGKSSGTGLGLAIVKKIVQEHGGAITYESKEGEGTTFTVTLPLAGEDQV
- a CDS encoding cyclic nucleotide-binding domain-containing protein, with translation MSIEGMTREEFAKASKLFGFLDDAGRQRMMAIAREEQYAAGSVICRELEAGAVFWVIQEGEVQVSVEDVLDEKEVATLGPRQFFGEISAILGQPRTATVVAKSDLVLLAFDRQPVLEILDDYPKVKEILGKVGLIRSEDTVEKLMSDD
- the queA gene encoding tRNA preQ1(34) S-adenosylmethionine ribosyltransferase-isomerase QueA, encoding MKLSDFDYELPGERIAQAPLARRDDSRLMVLPRLPVTDPPSHRRFRDLPGLLRAGDLLVFNDTRVFPARLQGRKATSGGKVEALLLESLGEGRWRALCGSSKPLRPGGELLFAEGRGEPIRAWIEEAEGEGVQRLRFELPDEALLARLEAGAGEVPLPPYIQREEDDAAAGADRERYQTIFARERGAVAAPTAGLHFTEETFAALAAAGTERTFITLHVGPGTFLPVRGESVAGHKMHEESYEIGEAAAGAIAACKARGGRVISVGTTSLRALEAAASAAGELAVGPGRTELFVTPGFGFRVVDGLLTNFHLPRSTLLMLVAALAGRERLLAAYREAIDEGYRFYSYGDAMLLV